From the genome of Glycine max cultivar Williams 82 chromosome 2, Glycine_max_v4.0, whole genome shotgun sequence, one region includes:
- the LOC100305809 gene encoding thiosulfate sulfurtransferase 18-like isoform X1 translates to MTMFISGPEVVTVDVHATKDLIQTSHVYLDVRTVEEFQKGHVDAEKIINVAYMFNTPEGRVKNPEFLKEVSYACKKEDHIIVGCQSGVRSLYATADLLTEGFKDVSNMGGGYLDWVKNELPVKAPLDSVKIELQVKKEPLDLVKNELPVNAPIVG, encoded by the exons ATGACCATGTTTAT CTCGGGACCTGAGGTTGTCACCGTTGATGTACATGCAACCAAGGATCTGATCCAGACCAGTCATGTTTATCTGGATGTCAG GACGGTGGAAGAGTTTCAGAAAGGGCATGTGGATGCAGAGAAGATCATTAACGTTGCATACATGTTTAATACACCAGAAG GCAGAGTGAAGAATCCAGAATTTCTTAAGGAGGTTTCATATGCTTGCAAGAAAGAAGATCATATCATCGTG GGTTGTCAAAGTGGAGTGAGATCTCTGTATGCAACTGCTGATCTTCTAACGGAA GGATTTAAGGATGTGAGCAACATGGGAGGAGGTTATCTGGACTGGGTTAAAAATGAATTGCCAGTGAAAGCACCTTTGGACTCGGTTAAAATCGAATTGCAAGTGAAGAAAGAACCTTTGGACTTGGTTAAAAATGAATTGCCAGTGAATGCACCTATAGtcggttaa
- the LOC100305809 gene encoding Thiosulfate sulfurtransferase 18-like codes for MGSIGIESSGPEVVTVDVHATKDLIQTSHVYLDVRTVEEFQKGHVDAEKIINVAYMFNTPEGRVKNPEFLKEVSYACKKEDHIIVGCQSGVRSLYATADLLTEGFKDVSNMGGGYLDWVKNELPVKAPLDSVKIELQVKKEPLDLVKNELPVNAPIVG; via the exons ATGGGTTCTATTGGAATTGAGAG CTCGGGACCTGAGGTTGTCACCGTTGATGTACATGCAACCAAGGATCTGATCCAGACCAGTCATGTTTATCTGGATGTCAG GACGGTGGAAGAGTTTCAGAAAGGGCATGTGGATGCAGAGAAGATCATTAACGTTGCATACATGTTTAATACACCAGAAG GCAGAGTGAAGAATCCAGAATTTCTTAAGGAGGTTTCATATGCTTGCAAGAAAGAAGATCATATCATCGTG GGTTGTCAAAGTGGAGTGAGATCTCTGTATGCAACTGCTGATCTTCTAACGGAA GGATTTAAGGATGTGAGCAACATGGGAGGAGGTTATCTGGACTGGGTTAAAAATGAATTGCCAGTGAAAGCACCTTTGGACTCGGTTAAAATCGAATTGCAAGTGAAGAAAGAACCTTTGGACTTGGTTAAAAATGAATTGCCAGTGAATGCACCTATAGtcggttaa
- the LOC100780583 gene encoding 26S proteasome non-ATPase regulatory subunit 4 homolog, protein MVLEATMICIDNSEWMRNGDYSPSRFQAQTDAVNLICGAKTQSNPENTVGVLTMAGKGVRVLVTPTSDLGKILACMHGLEIGGEMNLAAGIQVAQLALKHRQNKKQQQRIIVFAGGPVKHEKKMLEMIGRKLKKNSVALDIVNFGEEDEGKTEKLEALLSAVNNNDTSHIVHVPSGPNALSDVLISTPIFTGDGEGGSGFAAAAAAAAAGGVSGFEFGVDPNLDPELALALRVSMEEERARQEAAAKKASEDASKQEKDGEQQASPQDTTMTEGASAAASEAETKRTDLTDDENALLQQALAMSMDDPTINHEVRDTDMSEAAAEDPELALALQLSVEDSSKDSASQSDVSKLLADQSFVSSILASLPGVDPNDPSVKDLLASMQNQSEPQQKNEDKPPNEEEKK, encoded by the exons ATGGTGCTCGAG GCGACTATGATCTGTATTGACAATTCGGAATGGATGCGTAACGGGGATTACTCTCCTTCTCGATTTCAAGCCCAAACAGACGCCGTCAATCTTATTTGCGGTGCTAAAACCCAG TCTAATCCAGAAAATACGGTGGGAGTTCTCACGATGGCGGGGAAGGGCGTTCGTGTTTTGGTGACCCCTACCAGTGATCTGGGCAAGATCTTAGCTTGCATGCATG GACTAGAAATAGGCGGTGAGATGAATCTAGCTGCTGGCATTCAGGTTGCACAATTGGCTCTTAAGCATCGGCAGAACAAGAAGCAGCAGCAAAGGATTATTGTCTTTGCTGGAGG TCCTGTTAAGCATGAGAAGAAAATGTTGGAGATGATTGggagaaaattgaaaaagaatagTGTAGCTCTTGACATTGTCAATTTTGGTGAAGAAGATGAGGGGAAGACAGAGAAGTTGGAGGCACTCCTTTCAGCTGTTAACAATAATGATACCAGCCACATTGTTCATGTTCCATCTGGTCCAAACGCTCTTTCTGATGTACTAATAAG TACTCCTATTTTTACTGGTGATGGGGAAGGTGGAAGTGGTTTTGCAGCAGCTGCTGCTGCAGCAGCAGCAGGCGGTGTATCTGGATTTGAGTTTGGTGTTGATCCAAACTTGGACCCTGAACTGGCTCTTGCTCTAAGAGTTTCAATGGAAGAAGAGAGAGCCAGACAAGAAGCAGCTGCCAAAAAGGCATCAGAGGATGCTTCCAAACAGGAGAAAGATGGTGAGCAGCAAGCTAGCCCACAGGATACAACAATGACTGAGGGTGCCAGTGCAGCAGCTTCTGAAGCCGAGACTAAGAGAACTGATTTGACG GACGATGAGAATGCTCTTCTACAGCAGGCCCTTGCAATGTCAATGGATGATCCCACAATTAACCATGAAGTGAGAGATACAGATATGTCTGAAGCAGCTGCTGAAGATCCCGAGTTGGCTCTAG CTCTCCAATTGTCAGTAGAAGACAGCTCAAAGGACTCGGCAAGCCAGTCTGACGTGAGTAAACTGTTGGCAGATCAGTCCTTTGTATCTTCTATCCTTGCATCG CTTCCTGGGGTTGACCCAAATGACCCATCTGTCAAAGATTTGCTGGCTTCCATGCAAAATCAGTCTGAG CCACAGCAGAAGAATGAAGACAAGCCACCAAATGAAGAGgagaaaaaataa
- the LOC100788419 gene encoding uncharacterized LOC100788419 (The RefSeq protein has 1 substitution compared to this genomic sequence), which yields MEEEHAAKAPLPDAFLQFLETNGLDPSIYTAIDSTPRYIRLKPGFESCIEEVEAEVKCKLEKLEWLPGFYSLPPHVQIAGSRAYREGKIYGIDAASGAAVMALNISPGDHVLDLCAAPGAKLCMILDLLGDSGSVAGVDVARHRLAACRTMLQKYMIGGRCRLFVADGTAFSVIPSGFCSDCKSCESGLEGRVDVFKEWTSRRPWKERKKANKSGTAQLVSRSQPPELIYYGQHSGVVGLTKGELYRTLSDNEIANHGYDKVLVDAECTHDGSVKHIQKFEDWGWGTLQRRVLDAERTDDLHTLQLNLLTNGFRLLNVGGSLVYSTCSLTIAQNEDVVEQFLKENETAELTEIDAASDWPCKGGRIPKTWRFDPLTSQTSGLFVAKFTKVVI from the exons ATGGAAGAAGAACACGCCGCAAAGGCGCCACTGCCGGACGCTTTCCTTCAGTTCCTGGAGACCAACGGGCTCGACCCTTCCATTTACACTGCTATTGATTCCACCCCACGATACATTCG GTTGAAACCCGGTTTCGAATCATGTATTGAAGAGGTTGAAGCAGAGGTGAAATGCAAACTCGAAAAATTAGAGTGGTTACCGGGATTTTACTCTCTTCCACCTCACGTTCAAATTGCTGGTTCTAGGGCATACCGAGAAGGGAAG ATATATGGAATTGATGCAGCTTCTGGAGCTGCAGTTATGGCTTTAAATATATCACCTGGGGATCATGTTCTCGACCTGTGTGCTGCTCCTG gtgcCAAACTTTGTATGATTTTGGACCTTCTTGGTGATTCAGGCTCTGTGGCTGGAGTGGATGTTGCAAGGCATCGTTTGGCAGCGTGTAGGACAATGCTGCAGAAATATATGATTGGTGGTCGGTGCCGGCTTTTTGTTGCTGATGGAACAGCATTTTCAGTTATTCCTAGCGGATTTTGTTCTGACTGCAAATCAT GTGAGTCTGGATTGGAAGGAAGAGTGGATGTGTTCAAGGAGTGGACATCTAGAAGACCAtggaaagagaggaaaaaggcAAATAAAAGTGGGACTGCACAATTGGTGTCTAGGTCTCAGCCTCCTGAGCTAATTTATTATGGACAACATTCTGGAGTTGTTGGTCTTACTAAAGGAGAATTATATAGGACTTTATCTGACAATGAGATTGCAAATCATGGCTATGACAAG GTCCTTGTGGATGCAGAGTGCACTCATGACGGTTCAGTTAAACATATTCAGAAGTTTGAAGATTGGGGCTGGGGAACTCTTCAGCGCCGTGTACTAGATGCTGAGAGGACTGATGACTTGCATACTCTTCAG TTGAATCTTCTCACCAATGGTTTCCGACTGCTAAAAGTTGGAGGGTCCCTCGTCTACAGCACTTGCAG CTTAACTATTGCACAAAATGAAGATGTGGTGGAACAATTCTTGAAGGAAAACGAAACTGCTG AGTTGACGgagatagatgctgccagtgatTGGCCTTGCAAGGGTGGTCGCATACCGAAAACATGGCGATTTGACCCTTTAACATCACAAACCAGTGGACTATTTGTAGCAAAGTTCACAAAagttgtcatttga